In a single window of the Gossypium hirsutum isolate 1008001.06 chromosome A13, Gossypium_hirsutum_v2.1, whole genome shotgun sequence genome:
- the LOC107894159 gene encoding transcription factor bHLH30-like: MCAKKEEYRDYPRPIHNLQASQQHHQLHNDELFGATTGGLVFPQLPWSFRPVQALSPIQYFTGNPVQDHVHDSFLVPPPPSSYGGLFTSTAPPAAALQFAYDGAPSVNRLRILSDSFGAVGSAPLGLEAELGKMTAQEIMDAKAMAASKSHSEAERRRRERINNHLAKLRSLLPSTTKTDKASLLAEVIQHVKELKRQTCLIAETSPVPTETDELTVDTSDQDGKFVIKASLCCEDRSDLLPDLIKALKDLRLKTLKAEITTLGGRVKNVLFITGEEQESSCSSDGGDVIGSIQEALKAVMEKSTCGNESNSSGNVKRQRTNISTVLQHRSL, from the exons ATGTGTGCAAAGAAAGAAGAATATCGAGACTATCCTCGACCTATCCATAACCTACAAGCTTCCCAACAACACCACCAACTACACAACGATGAGTTATTTGGAGCAACTACGGGAGGGTTGGTATTCCCTCAACTACCTTGGTCTTTCCGACCGGTTCAAGCTCTCAGTCCAATCCAGTACTTCACCGGAAACCCGGTTCAGGACCATGTCCATGACTCTTTTCTAGTCCCCCCTCCACCATCATCATACGGGGGGTTATTTACCTCAACAGCTCCTCCTGCCGCTGCCCTGCAGTTTGCATACGATGGTGCCCCATCAGTTAATCGCCTGAGGATCTTATCCGACAGTTTTGGAGCTGTTGGCTCAGCTCCTTTGGGGCTAGAAGCTGAGTTAGGTAAGATGACCGCTCAAGAAATCATGGACGCTAAGGCTATGGCTGCTTCTAAGAGTCACAGTGAAGCtgaaaggagaagaagagaacGAATCAACAACCATCTCGCAAAGCTACGCAGCTTACTCCCAAGCACCACCAAA ACGGACAAGGCTTCACTGCTTGCGGAAGTGATCCAACACGTGAAAGAGCTTAAACGGCAAACGTGTTTGATAGCAGAAACAAGTCCGGTACCGACCGAAACCGATGAACTAACGGTGGATACATCGGACCAAGATGGTAAGTTCGTGATAAAAGCTTCGCTTTGCTGTGAAGATAGGTCCGATCTTTTGCCTGACCTAATCAAAGCATTGAAAGATTTACGTCTCAAAACACTAAAAGCTGAGATCACGACGCTGGGCGGGCGTGTCAAGAATGTACTCTTCATTACCGGAGAGGAACAAGAATCGAGCTGTAGCAGTGATGGTGGTGACGTTATTGGTTCAATACAAGAAGCATTGAAAGCGGTGATGGAGAAGAGTACTTGTGGGAATGAATCTAATTCTTCAGGGAATGTTAAGAGACAACGAACCAACATCAGTACTGTTCTTCAACACAGGTCTCTTTAA
- the LOC107894947 gene encoding V-type proton ATPase subunit F isoform X2, whose translation MANTAHIPTSNSALIAMITDEDTVVGFLLAGVGNVDLRRKTNYLIVDSKTTVKQIEDAFKEFTTRTDIAIVLISQYEAFNNVQNEKPSWVDVLLNWN comes from the exons ATGGCGAATACAGCTCATATTCCCACTAGCAACTCTGCTCTTATTGCTATGATCACCGACGAG GACACCGTGGTTGGATTTCTACTTGCTGGAGTGGGTAATGTTGACTTGCGAAGAAAGACAAATTATCTTATTGTGGACTCAA AAACCACAGTTAAACAAATTGAAGATGCATTTAAAGAGTTCACAACAAGGACAGATATTGCTATCGTGCTGATTAGTCAATAT GAAGCTTTTAATAATGTGCAAAATGAGAAGCCAAGCTGGGTGGATGTCCTATTAAATT GGAATTGA
- the LOC107894947 gene encoding V-type proton ATPase subunit F isoform X1, which translates to MANTAHIPTSNSALIAMITDEDTVVGFLLAGVGNVDLRRKTNYLIVDSKTTVKQIEDAFKEFTTRTDIAIVLISQYVANMIRFLVDSYNKPIPAILEIPSKNHPYDPAHDSILSRVKHLFNAESVASTRH; encoded by the exons ATGGCGAATACAGCTCATATTCCCACTAGCAACTCTGCTCTTATTGCTATGATCACCGACGAG GACACCGTGGTTGGATTTCTACTTGCTGGAGTGGGTAATGTTGACTTGCGAAGAAAGACAAATTATCTTATTGTGGACTCAA AAACCACAGTTAAACAAATTGAAGATGCATTTAAAGAGTTCACAACAAGGACAGATATTGCTATCGTGCTGATTAGTCAATAT GTCGCTAATATGATAAGATTTTTAGTGGATAGCTATAACAAGCCTATTCCTGCAATTTTGGAGATTCCATCCAAGAACCATCCTTATGATCCTGCACATGATTCTATTCTTTCACGAGTTAAACACCTCTTCAATGCAGAATCAGTGGCATCTACAAGGCATTAA